The Cellulophaga sp. L1A9 genome window below encodes:
- a CDS encoding T6SS immunity protein Tdi1 domain-containing protein: MFKVFFAKYPNFKIEQKVYEKLISDFEGKLPDELLKFWAEFGFGVYMDEFLKIINPNNYQGSLNENYLNPNNAEIVFAITAFGDYLVWTGDAIRLIKFRYGSYNIIENDDDMTWFFDMDLADDAYANDIFKIQIYKETFSRLGSLAFDECYGYVPILAAGGAEKVENVEKVNIIEHLSIITQFTGKID, from the coding sequence ATGTTTAAAGTATTCTTCGCAAAGTATCCTAATTTTAAGATTGAGCAAAAAGTTTATGAAAAATTAATATCTGATTTTGAAGGTAAATTACCCGACGAGTTATTAAAATTTTGGGCTGAGTTTGGTTTTGGTGTATATATGGATGAATTTCTAAAAATTATTAATCCGAATAATTATCAAGGTTCACTTAATGAAAATTATCTTAATCCCAATAACGCAGAAATAGTTTTCGCCATTACAGCTTTTGGAGATTACTTAGTGTGGACCGGTGATGCCATTCGACTGATTAAATTTAGGTATGGTAGCTATAATATTATAGAGAATGATGATGACATGACATGGTTTTTTGATATGGATTTGGCTGATGATGCTTATGCTAATGATATATTTAAAATTCAAATATATAAAGAGACATTTTCTCGCTTAGGAAGTTTAGCCTTTGATGAATGTTATGGTTATGTCCCTATATTAGCGGCAGGTGGTGCTGAAAAAGTTGAAAATGTAGAAAAAGTAAATATTATTGAACACCTTAGCATAATTACGCAATTCACTGGTAAAATAGATTAA